A window of Periplaneta americana isolate PAMFEO1 chromosome 9, P.americana_PAMFEO1_priV1, whole genome shotgun sequence genomic DNA:
ACGCCTGCGTATGACCACTCCCCGCGCGCGCCAACAGATTTTTTAGTTAGAGGCTGTAGtactgcataggaactctctgtatatGAAAGACAATAGTCCTTAGGGTCTTAAAATGAGATGATCATtgtgaattatttaattttagaagaTTACACGACCATGTGATTACAATGGGATTTTGAAAATTGctcaaattattttatcaattcaaACGTATAGTCAAAGGACCAGAAGGGTAACAAGTTTAAACTTTTGAGTAGGTCATATTTCATGAAGTATGGAGTAACTTGTGACATGAGAAGTTGTGTTTTTCTGTTCCACAAATAATGTACAAAGTTTGTATATTACTATAAAATACGTTATAAAATGTAGTTAGCGTAGTTAGTATTCGATGTTTCCTCATAATCGTCGCCATGAAAGGATTATCCTTCTTAAGCTATCAGTTTCCCCAACGTGTTTTCCGAAAGATGTATACTATGAATGCATCGGGGTTTTTAATTTTCTACccttagaaatgaaattatttatagaCAATAAGATACAGattaaattttcttctaaaaAGTATCGCATGTGCACATGCTTTtcactatataaattaatttttgttatttaggcAGTGAGTTTTCCCTCTAGGAACTCCGGTTAAGTATAAGTAACTTGCAacctataaatatgtaaatttttactATGTACCGGTACCTAAGTGTAAGTTCGTACAGTATATGTTATTCTGACTTGTTCTACATTCAGTTGGCCTTGGACACATGTATCTGAGTTCATAGAATAcaataatctaatctaatctaatgccCCGTTATTTTCCGGTTCGCTAACAGAAACTCTTTTAGGTAAATAAGAGTATAATTCACGTTTGACTTTAAGACTTTAAGGCCCTCTTTTCCCGTCCTAAGCATAGCAAACCCAGGTGAGACTTCCTACAAATTCAAGACGTTCGATTCTTTGCAGATTTTGTGATTCTTGTGATAGACAAGACAGTTTTCTTCTAGTGGGCCTACTGCAATTAATTTCCATGCTgtttacattttgaaatgaaaCTGTTGCAGGTGAAGCCGGCCGTGCCCGTTCGAATAGCCAATAGCAGCCGCGCCATCCCCCGGAGTGACAGTAGCGGAGACACATCTGCTCCTCTAGACCTGAGCATGAGGCGTTCTTCAGAAGGCAGCATGGCAGGCGAGCTGGTGGTAGACTTGGACAGCGACCACGATTCTCGGAGGACATCTCCTCttcccccaccaccaccaccaccccccgCACCACACAACCCTGCACAGGATGATGAAGAAGTCGAGGTAGATGAAGGTGAAGACATAGTCTGCGCGCCGTCCATTCCCTCCCTCCTGCTGTCCACTTCCTCGACATGTTCAAGTCCCTCTCCCCCTCCGCCGACCGCCTCCCCAGCCCTGTCCAACTCTTCGCAGTCCAACATGAAGCGTGGGCCGGGATCTGGGTCGTCAGATCTGCCATCCAAGAGACCTCGTACCGAGTCCGGTAGTAACAGCCCCAGCCCAAAGTCCCAGCAAGCCTCTCCGAAGTCTCCGCGCCGTGGCAGTGGCACGCCCAACGGTGTCATCACTGTGAATAACAGCAGCGTGAGGAACAGCAGCAGCTTGGAGCCGAGGAAGGCCCTGGCGGCGGCGCTCAGCCAGCACCTCCAGGCCGACACCACCAGGGACATCTCCAACCTACTGCTCGCTGCTGTTGCCGCCACATCTGCGCAACGCGAGGATGTAGGCGGGAACGGAGCCCCTCTTCTGAAGTCTCCTCCTGTTCCTCTGTCCTTCTCTGGGAAAGCGTCGAGCAAAACCCCAACCCTTACCAAGGCATCCCACATACCTCCCATAATTCCTTCTCCACTGTTACTGCCTAATCCGAGGGCCTCTTCTGCGGATCTGCTTTCTCCCGCCAACATCCTCCCTCTCCTCACAACAGAGATGGCTCTGAGGATGGCGACGGAAGCTGCAGTTGTAGCGCCACCTCCACCCCCTCCTCCGCAAGTTCTTGTAAAGCAAGGGGTGTCCAAATGCCGGGAGTGCAACATAGTATTTTGTAAGCACGAGAACTACATGGCCCACAAGAAACACTACTGTTCAGCGAGGCTCGAAGGCGGAGCGGGAGGCGGAGGAGGTGGGGGAGAGGACGGGAGCGGCGTGCCCAGCCCTCAGGGAACAGTGCCCAGTTCACCCTCAGGGAATACATCCAACTGTGGATCTCCTCCCCACAACAAAGACAGGGGAAGGTCGGCTAGTCCAACTACAGGCAGCTCGATGACAGGCCAGCAGCAAGGTCAGGGCAGTCAGAAGCCCCCGACTCTGTTCCAGTTCATCTGTGCAGCCTGCGGGATCAAGTTCACGTCGTTCGATAACTTGACAGCGCACCAGGCGTACTACTGCCCCAAGAGGGCGGACCTGATCGCGAAGACTGCTGCAGAGACGATAGCTGACAAGACCCCCGTCTCCACTCCACGCAAGTGTGTCAAGTGCAAGGTGAGCACATGCGCTATCACCATCAGTGTCGTGTTTACTCTCCTTATCGTGAATATCACGACGACTTTCACTAGCACCAAACAACACTTCCACCAACATTATTACCAACCACTGCCTGCACTATTATGCTTCATTTACACTGTTTGATACAATAACAATACAATCAGGAAACAGTTTCGTTCTAAacagaattgaattgaatttttggGAGGGGGAGCACTACGATCGAGCACTGCgatctttcaagatctattgcgcaaaccctcaagctaggagcattcccaaacccacaccggctcactacactaaggttcgctgcgtatccaggtttcgagtacGTAACTCACTCGTCCCTAGACTGGCTTTCTCTGTGTGTCGCCAGCCAacattcggggaatgctatggaatgacgaatggattggagaaatgttgacggaatgacgtAGATGTCTGATACTGTATGGGGAAACAGGGGAATCCCGAGGAAAACCCCAACTACGACCTGGTCTGCCATAAGTGTTATTATGGTTTTTCAGGCCTGACCGGTACTTCAATCTGGACCGCCATTGTCAAAGGCTGAAAGTCTGACCACTCAATCACCCCAGGAGTTCCAGACACAATCACTGCAATacaatttaaatgttataatacacACTACAGCTCACAGTATTGTAATGATACAATCTCATTTCATTCTTGGACCAGTGATGTCCTTCGAAAAGACTAATTTATCTTATCAAGATCAAAGTGAATAGTATCTTAGCAAGAACGTTACGATAATGTGCATGTCAGAACATCTTCGCTACAACCTTACAATAGAGGATTTtcatttaatgagtaggcctattcaaCCTATACCCAGGCCATTGTAACCTTGCACCTGACAGCGTTGCATAATGTTGATAGCGAGAGATATGATCCTGTCAAGGTGATCACTACACAACAGCTGGCTTAACTTATGCGCAATTTACTATTCTGTATAGTTAATTcaaatgataattattatgtaactcaGTTCTTTATTACTGACCTCTTAGAAAGGCCTAAATTTTTTTTATGTCCACTATATTACATTACCTGTAGGAATGTAGGGACGCCCATATATACGGGTAAATTTCTTTTCCAGCTTGTAAAATTAACGAGCCCTTCGCACCAATTCTGACGTCTGTTTACGCAAAGGATTGTCACTACGTAAgttttatcagtttcttttgcGACATTTCACAGcaacattacaaatttatttataactttataacaCTAACACAAAAATTCAGCACATGGTAGTAACAACATGTAACACAGCATTCAGCAAACTGGCAACACAGCAGCGCTCCACGTAGCAGAAGATAGAAAATACTACGTTCTGATTGGTTCAAAAGGTTACTGCACAGCTTTCTTCAACATTTTCGTAGGAAGGGTTACCAACGCAAATAACCGTCAAGTGCGAGGTTACAACAGCCTGGGTATAGTTAGCTAGCCATAAAGATGTCTTAGAAGAGAGGAGTTGAATCCTTTCAGTGACTAGTCACAGGGTAGACTAATGCGGTAAAGCTCCCCCCACAAATGCgaatgctttttatttttttaattacctaATGACTAATATTCATTGCAGTACAACCAATGATAACGAATGCATTATACTGTAGTTTAAAGCATTTCAcataaaatgtatgaaaataattattgaagagttCATAGTTGTTTGTATTAAAAATTTCTGATCGTAATGGTAATCCAATGAGGATTTCAAATGCGTCATCCCGATCAAAGCTTTCGATTTATAGGATATATCCACAACATATACTGGTAAGAATATAAAAGACCGTGATCTAAGTCGTCTTGTGTTCTTGCAAGCACGACATCTTATTTTAGCACCCCCTAGATTAAAATCCTGGCTGCGCCACTGATCCTGCTCAATAGTTGAAAGTATTCTGTTCAAAGTTATGATTGTCATGCGAAAACTTTCAACAAGTTTTGTTCACCATGTAGAACCTGAGGATGTAATGtataaaattttcttcactttttCTGTTTTCTAAACTATTATGCacacatattcttctgtttttgcAGATTTATACCTTTTTACGCTCATCCccgtctcatcatcatcatcatcatcatcatcatcatcatcatcatcatcatcatcatcatcatcatccccccCTCCTTCTCCTCACCAACCTTGCAATCTTTTTCCATCTTCTTTAGAATggcttttaatttaaacatataaatttatgattgttgtttattcaactgtccaaagacaggtctgaacctcacaagtgataccaagaaagcaccacttatgaggcaactaggccaggagataatggggtaggatggccaattcctttccccctaaaGTTATGATTAAGCATAAGaattaaaatgtgtaatataataaattattttccgtAAGATCGTGTTAGTGTCTTTAATGAAAGTATACGAAATTTCTTAATAGCTGAAACAATTGAATTTTACAGATATCAGTGCCAGTTGATCAATTGGCAACTCACCAATGTTCAAATGTCGGAGGTGCAGGTGGATGGAAGTGCCCATGTTGCGATGTTGTTAGTCCAACAGCCAGTGCCGCCCAAAGACATATGGATTCCCACAGTGGCGTGAAGGCATTTCGATGTACTATCTGTCGGTACAAGGGTAACACTCTTCGTGGCATGAGAACACACATACGGATGCACTTTGAAAAACGTTCCACAGATTTGCAGGTTTGTACAACACTGTATATTACCTCTTTGCATATGTATACCGTATGTAGTGTTTAGTAATAGGCTATATTTTGGATTAAGTTAGCATTTGTCTCTGTTCATTAATTAGTTCATCAATCAGGCTAAAAGCAAGTTCCATTCATTTCCCTCTATTGGTCGAATGGTTACAGTGTTGTCTATAAGGTTCAAACCTAACCAAGCATGATAAAAGTCTTTAGCGTGGTCTTCTTTACAAGACAAGCACACCCGAGATAAAATAACCCTGCCTTTGAATGAAGGGACTTCGTAAAACTTTTTCTGTTCATTTGTCACTCATTCAAAAATTCAATCTGAATAGTCCATCATTCTCGCATGTGATTCTATAATGGTGGGCAATGAAATCCTACTTACATGTGCCACTATCACAGAAAAGAAATTCACATTACGGTACCGGACTAGCATAGTCCAGGCTATTAGGAACTAACAGAGTAGTTATTATTCAATAAGTGTTGAACATAGTGATTGTAACTATGAAACCAGTTACTCATTTTTATGGACAGTATTGACATATAATTCCTTTTCTGTTTctcttatttgttattttttatttactcagaTATTCTACATCAAGTTCATTTTTATGTCATCTGCACCAGTGGTTCTCGATCATTTTTTTTGGCATACCACTATTTTTAACTTAAGACATTTGCTGTaccactaaataaataaatttattatgggCAAACGTCATGTGTCACTTCCAGGATCATAATAAACGTTTCTGTGCTCCAATACCAATAATTGGTTGCCTTATTTAGGCATGTTGAATTATTAAGAAACAGTTACGATACTCTTTGAATTTATTCGATGGAATGTTCTCTAAAAGATATAGAAAACAGttatatattttgataatttatgattatttatatttttatttcaaatgttaagtACCATCTGGCAGTGGCTCATGTTCCACCAGTGGTACGAGTACCATAGGTTGAGAACCGCTGATCTACACGATTAAAATAAATGTTCCAGCCAACATaattaaaaaatggtcatttttcgTTACTTTTAATGTGAAAAGGTTCTTTTGTAAAAACATGTAGCTACTGGTATAGataatttaaattgtgatatTAACCTAGGTTAAAATTGTGATCATCTTCGTTGTAATCTTAAGATAATGTAAGGTCTTGCAATTAATTCCAGTGAATATTTGAATCGCCCCATgtagaaagggcttcagtccattagacctagttcTGAGAAAACTAAGATAAATATTCTGTACActatattcctttctgcatagaactctgagcctgacgcctCAGTTTCTATCTTTCTAAGCATtagactgaatacctttctgcacagacCGATGGAGCCAatcataaagatatgatttccatcgatatctcgtttttttttaatttgtgactgaagccctttctgcatggggcaaTTCATTTACGTTGAGATCACATTAGCAGAACTACAATATTATTTATCATGGCAGAGACTCAAGTTTTAATTGTGATATCTCCaattggaatttgtggtggacaaagactaTATTGTGGGAGGTTTTCTCGAAGCTATCATGCCGTCATTTCTCCACTAAATGTAGTCCATATAATGAAATAGattaacaatgttgtattgaCACTGTGACGTATCTATGAAATAGTAAAATGGAAGGAAGATACAAAATTAAGAGACCAACAATTGCCCACCCATTAGAATTACTCGTGAACTTTATTCAATGACTCTAGGGCTATCATACATGTTTATTGTGAAAAATATCCACAGAACAAAGTGGTTTGCAAGTTTTCTGTCATTTACAGTGAGATTATCTATTCGTGTGCCAGTTTTCACGCTAATCGTTGACCACAACTACAATCCTGTTTGTTGACAAATGGTGTTAGATGAGGCCAATTATAAGAGCAAAGGTTTCTATTCAAGAAATCTTAAGCTTATTCACAATAGAGTTGAAAATGATCTCCTTCAGCACGTGCATACTCATTGTCTGCAAACTGATCGCAAAATCCACCTACAAAAATTTAACCTACTGCCTTTATCTGTAAACTGGTGTTCTTTTTAATGGTTTTAATGTAAAGAATTTTGTGGTattttgtgctgaaaatttaGACACTCCAGTCTCTTTATCAAATCTTTAAGTGATTTTGTTGGTGTGTGTTCTAATCGTTCACCTAAGTCATCTAGTTCTGCTTTGTTAAAACCCAGCATTtcacatttctctttttttttttcaagtaatgtTCCCGAATCTATCAAATCTTTCACAAGTATTCGAACAGTTACTCAACTTGAAATATTAGCATCAGGAAATTCATCTCGAAACGGCCTTATTAACCTAGCAGCTGACTCAGTTGTAACAAATGTACGGTATCATACAGAAACACAGGTTgggataaaaaatatttaatacgcTGCATTTTGATGCCGTCATCACAGAGATTCTAGGTCTATACGTTACTGAATTCTTTACCCTGTAAAGAAACATAACTTATTACGTACTCATATCTCACAAAGACAGAAACACTAAAATTATGCAACTGTAAGCTTTTCACTCATTGTAGAACTGATTGAATACTGCTGAACAGCCAAGAATGACCGTAGTTTGACCTTGCCAGTTGACCCACTGACATGTTCACACTGATAACAGATAGTGGGGAAATCTGACTCACGAACGAATAATCTCACTGTAGAAATGTTATAGAAATGGCTCAATATACAGTACTACAAGGGGATCTCTGTGTTCACTTAATTATTGTGAAAAATTTTAGTCAGAATTCAGATATGTAACTTGACCTTTCTGACGCTAATAACGTATATAAAAGCTCATAATATTTCGAAGGTTGGACCTACCTTCTCCTTCATGTAAACAATGGGGCGAGAAGATATTCTGCTCATTGGTGTTATTACACAAATGGTTAAATACAGGTTACTACCTATATAGCCATCTGAAGACAAAGGTAGACCTATCCTGTCTTTGAAAAGGTAttggtttaatttttttattggttatttaatgatgctataACCAACTGCGAGtcagcctggttggcgcagtttatttagcgctggctttcttgcccaaggttgtgggttcgatcccgggccaggttgatggcatttaagtgtgcttaaatgtgacaggctcatgtcagtagatttactggcatgtaaaagaattcctgtcggacaaaattccggcacatcggcgacgctgatataccctcagcagttgcgagtgccgttaaataaaacataacattttaatcaGCTGCGAGATTATTTAGAGTcgtagtgagatggtatttggcgagagaaGCCTGAGGAtactttctcttttaattttaaactttcttttatttttttgtttatttatttgattacctgatattcgccttacagttggagaaaactcagaaaaatcccaaccagatagTCAACCCAAACGGGATTTGAATTCCGTCCTAGCACAGCCTCGGGTCAGCAAGTCATTACTGCCTGAGCTATTCCAGTGACTCCGTTACTTTCTTATATATTTCAATAGCAACAGATAATCTGagctacatatttttttattagcTTTCAATTTTtaccataaatatttcaaaaataagTTGGCACAGAAAGGCAGTAACAGTAGGCGtaaattggatgatgatgatgatgatgatgatgatgatgatgatgatgatgatgatgatgacgtcgtcatcgtttatattttatattatttaatttaaaaataatccttTTCGCCTTATTCTTTTGTTGTAGTTATTGAATTTTCAAAGTTTCTTTTTCCTTTACAATAGGAGGAGAACTTCATTTCCTGTATTATTGGTGATGAAGGAGCGACTGGTACTCTGCAGCAGCCAGTTGTTGTACAGCCACCAGACACTCCATCTGTGATAACTGAAACGCAGATTGTAGAGGCAGGAGACAGTGGTCGCACAGAGAAGTTGCATTTCTGTGATCTGTGCAACTACAGTTCTACATACAAAGGCAACGTAGTCCGCCATCACAGGCTGGTCCACCTGCAAGTTAAATCTGAGCTCGAGGGCTCCACATCGCCCATTGACATAAAACTGGAGAGTCCCAGGGATGTGACAGAGGGAGAGGGGGGTGAAGAGTGTTTGAAACAAGAGATAGTTGCTGTGAAAGAGGAAGTGGTGGCTAGAGTGTATACGGAAGAAGACAGGGAAGAGGAATACGTTGAGGTAGAGGAGGATGTCACTATGACACAACCTGTAGTGAAGGCCGAACCTCTGAGTGTGGTGTCAGAAGCTGATGACGTCAGAGGCAGCTTAGGGGACGATAAGTCGGGGCTGGATATGTCTCAGTCCAGAGACAGGGAGGACAGTGGCAGGTTTTATTCTAGTGAAGTGGAAAGTCGGGACCCCGCTGATGGTGACACGCAGGATACACAGTCTTCAGCAGCCAACAATAACAAGAAAACAGGACCCAAATATTGTAAATCGTGCGATATATCGTTCAACTACTTGTCCACCTTCATTGCACACAAGAAGTTCTATTGTTCCAGTCATGCTGGAGAAAATGCAACAGGGACTCCTGGAGGACGTACTGCTGAAACATCAGTGCTGTAAGCAAGGAATCTGCATATCTCTCAGTCAATCAGCAGTCCGCTGAAAGCAGTTCCCTTGTCACATATATAGCAATTAATGATTCTCAATTCTTCTTGGTACTTAGTTGTTTAACGAAACACCTGTATTTCACTCAGGTACACATTTATGCTGTGCCATTCTTCACAGCTTATGTTGAAACTAAAGGGTATGCTGCATTGATGTTAAGGATAAGGccaactttttttaatttaaaaaataacttaggCTATAGTTCATTTGTAGTGATTACCGAATACCTtcgtattgaattttttttttaaatcgaataaattaaaataacaagacTGTGGAAACTATCCCAGATAATATTTTGGAAACACTTTACAAATTCCACTTTTCGTAAATTTCTTGAAGTTTCCATGAAAAAACTCGTCTTCTTATCATATGTAGGAATATGTAAGATCTTTGAACATGGGAGACTCTTGCTTTTTACAACTATATGTTCACTTGTTAAATACAACTACAGCTGTGATTGATGAATATTCCTTATTATTCAGCCACTAGATGaatatttcagatatttataATGGAATTAAGGATGGATATTCTATTAGcttaattttcctttatttacaaaaaatattttctttggtaTCTGTATGCATACCGGTATCCTATCTCTTTGTTCTAGACCTTGGTAAGTTTGCAAATTTAGGtcataaaaatttcaaaagttaTTAACAGTAAAATcatgtttgtgtattttatacagatttcatttttattcttagGCACAGTTTTGTTTTAGATAACACGTTGTTAGTGCCAATAATTCAAGTGGAAGTGACATCATGGAAGCTAATTTTTATTCAGTACACTTcattaaaatgcaatattttttagCTATTATATTATTGgctgaatattacattttattaaaattaattatgaagtaggcctattgtgaaGTCAActtccaaattttatttattgaaatcaCCATACATTGAATTTAGTAGAtgaaattgaggttatattttCAACATTCTTCTTAGTTCTTGCctttaataattagaacatttGGGTGGAATTTCAATACGAAtactgtttgtaaaatacattgtaatttattagtaacttaatatataccatataatattatgttatgaAATTTTTATACAGTTACCGGTACATAATTTTCCATATAAAGAGTAAGAACAttgagggggggggggtggaGATTTGAAAACTTCATACGAAATATTTCACCTAGAGCTTTAAAATTCTGTTCTGactaaatatttatgaaattggTAGCCCTATACGTCACATTTTGTCATTAATGTTCAATAAGAAGAACTGTAGGTATTGGTAACAAATTCAGTCTTGCTAAATGGAAATAATAACGAAAATTTCCACCTTCGGGCAAATTGTTAAATTTACCACAAATTCAATTTACATATGAAAATATAGCAAATCACCAAATAGTTGAAGAATGTTGGAAACTATCAACTTCTGCATATATTTGAAATACTCAAAAACTACACCATTGTAGAAACCTAAACTCtcatttcttaaatttattttatattagtccGGGAATCTAAGTAATAACCATTACAAAGTTATTTAttcgctgttttttttttatatttcaataacaaAGAACTTCAAAGTCTCACTTGGATTAGCAACAACTGTGAAGATCAGTTggctttcaaaataatttaatttataatctgTAATGTAGACAGAAATTAATACTTTAGAATATCAATTTGATCTTTTTTCTGACTAATAATAATCTGAGAGAATTGAGAATCCTTGCTAGGATATGACAGCAATGTTACATTAGTGAAATGGGAAATCTCATTTATATAATCTctgtttaaagaaaaaaataagaagaaatacgATGGTAATTGAAGGTACTGTATTTTTGTTGTACCCCTCTCATATGTATATGAAGTTAATAACTCAGTCCAACATTGTTGTTCAGTGGCTACCGAAAACACTCGAATATGTTTATAGTTAAGAAGAAAAACTCGTCCAATGATTGGTGTCAACATTACTGTTAACTGTGTGCTCGAACATGAAATTAAAATCCTCCCATTATGAGACGGACAGAAGGACAGACAACTTTGTGGATCTAGTCCATAGCACGCCAGTTTGTGAGTTCATTGTTTCAGTGTGAATTTGAGTGGAGCTTGCAGGATGGTTGACCTCTCTTTTGTTAAcaagatttaaataaatttgttaataatatttaacttttGAAGATCAGATCAGAGAGATGTTGGCAGCCATACTAATGATTAATTAACCTGAAGTGTAATTGAAGTCGCTTAGCGGTATTTCAATAATcatataaaacatgttttatatttAGTACCTCTTACAGTGGTTAtgcttttcattttcatcatTTCCCTTATTCAAATGTtgagttttatttcaaattttattgagTTTCTCCAGATCAGTCTGATAAAGAAAAggcattacattacattgtaaaAAGTAGCAGCAACAATCGAGAAGTCATTCAGATTGTGATCCTTTCTCTAAATTAACTGTGCTTAATAGCAGTAGtttaaaaatgaattgaatttaacaTAAAATGTGCAGGAGATACGTTTAATAACAAATAATGAAAGATAGCTttaaaaagaaattgaatatcgaaaaaaaagacaaaatctgGAGAAACAAACTATTTACCATACTTATTATTCTTATAAGTAAGTTCTTGCTTTTTCTCGAATGTACATCAGCCatgattaggcctatctattacCTTGTTTCTAAGTTCCAAAGTGTAATTCGCTGCATGGACGATACTAGGAAGGAGGGAAGTACCTTATCTTTCCTTTTTTCACTTATGACATTCATTATGCATTT
This region includes:
- the LOC138705607 gene encoding zinc finger protein ush-like, which gives rise to MKKMGVKWLKIDERHTRGGCGELKPKPGINDQSYRIAVRNDPNSNSGRVLGALSGAAFLLDTSKQPGPYDKAPAPCDLFSPPQSRALGVRDKTRVAVAKKSWIARAGGGRSSLEEIGGGGGVGGHPGNGEDEEEWTSEAEGEAPPAAVEVGDGGGGGASGDAGGLETKTSPPPAPDSPSRSGQEEESPPPPPPRLRLKAGLATDPALRASAPSPALPTAPPPALPPTAPGLEYLAALNPAFHSALPSSQFFCLPPLPPDGGTAVPQPRHKPDALESRQVPVFMCNPCGIRFSSLSTLEAHQTYYCSHRTGSAAVAGSIKPAAHKGRTDSDSEDGKLSSGEAPRGDADASGGEGVPEVNGVSKVARTGKQYACPHCSYSAEKKVSLNRHMRMHSASPGPSPAVNGAPVSAPPAEVAAALLNSPHLVDRYCQDCDIRFSSVKTFRAHKLHYCSTRHVVKPQPPPPPSTKTSSESAPASPLDAASRTSPSCSPPSRERRSPPQPFLALPTNPILLVPYSLFQGASLLTGAAAMGLPAPDTACLLLPNGTLQPMAQAVHAQASSKEPEVARAAEQVKPAVPVRIANSSRAIPRSDSSGDTSAPLDLSMRRSSEGSMAGELVVDLDSDHDSRRTSPLPPPPPPPPAPHNPAQDDEEVEVDEGEDIVCAPSIPSLLLSTSSTCSSPSPPPPTASPALSNSSQSNMKRGPGSGSSDLPSKRPRTESGSNSPSPKSQQASPKSPRRGSGTPNGVITVNNSSVRNSSSLEPRKALAAALSQHLQADTTRDISNLLLAAVAATSAQREDVGGNGAPLLKSPPVPLSFSGKASSKTPTLTKASHIPPIIPSPLLLPNPRASSADLLSPANILPLLTTEMALRMATEAAVVAPPPPPPPQVLVKQGVSKCRECNIVFCKHENYMAHKKHYCSARLEGGAGGGGGGGEDGSGVPSPQGTVPSSPSGNTSNCGSPPHNKDRGRSASPTTGSSMTGQQQGQGSQKPPTLFQFICAACGIKFTSFDNLTAHQAYYCPKRADLIAKTAAETIADKTPVSTPRKCVKCKISVPVDQLATHQCSNVGGAGGWKCPCCDVVSPTASAAQRHMDSHSGVKAFRCTICRYKGNTLRGMRTHIRMHFEKRSTDLQEENFISCIIGDEGATGTLQQPVVVQPPDTPSVITETQIVEAGDSGRTEKLHFCDLCNYSSTYKGNVVRHHRLVHLQVKSELEGSTSPIDIKLESPRDVTEGEGGEECLKQEIVAVKEEVVARVYTEEDREEEYVEVEEDVTMTQPVVKAEPLSVVSEADDVRGSLGDDKSGLDMSQSRDREDSGRFYSSEVESRDPADGDTQDTQSSAANNNKKTGPKYCKSCDISFNYLSTFIAHKKFYCSSHAGENATGTPGGRTAETSVL